One part of the Paraburkholderia flagellata genome encodes these proteins:
- the rplI gene encoding 50S ribosomal protein L9 translates to MQIILLEKVVNLGNLGDIVKVKDGYARNFLIPNKKARRATKDAIAEFEVRRAELEKAAAEKLAAAQAEGEKLNGLTVQIGQKAGVDGRLFGSVTNADIAVALTKQGFAVEKAQVRLPEGPLKMVGDHPVHVSLHTDVLVDVTVSVLGEHA, encoded by the coding sequence ATGCAGATCATTCTTCTGGAAAAAGTCGTCAACCTGGGTAACCTCGGCGACATCGTCAAGGTGAAGGACGGTTACGCACGTAACTTCCTGATCCCGAACAAGAAGGCACGCCGTGCAACGAAGGACGCAATCGCTGAATTCGAAGTTCGCCGCGCTGAACTCGAAAAGGCCGCTGCTGAAAAGCTGGCAGCTGCGCAAGCCGAAGGCGAAAAGCTGAACGGCCTGACCGTTCAGATCGGCCAGAAGGCTGGCGTGGACGGCCGTCTGTTCGGCTCGGTCACGAACGCGGACATCGCCGTTGCGCTCACGAAGCAAGGCTTCGCAGTGGAAAAGGCGCAAGTGCGTCTGCCGGAAGGCCCGCTGAAGATGGTGGGCGACCACCCGGTGCACGTTTCGCTGCACACCGACGTCCTCGTCGACGTCACGGTGTCGGTGCTGGGCGAGCACGCCTAA
- the rpsR gene encoding 30S ribosomal protein S18, which translates to MPRPTGKKFDKRRQQQNPLFKRKKFCRFTAANVEQIDYKDLDTLKDFIGENGKITPARLTGTKAHYQRQLDTAIKRARFLALMPYTDQHKA; encoded by the coding sequence ATGCCCCGCCCGACTGGTAAGAAATTCGACAAGCGTCGTCAGCAACAAAACCCGCTCTTCAAGCGCAAGAAGTTCTGCCGCTTCACGGCTGCAAACGTCGAACAGATCGACTACAAGGACCTCGATACGCTGAAGGACTTCATCGGCGAAAACGGCAAGATCACGCCGGCTCGTCTGACGGGTACGAAGGCCCACTATCAGCGTCAGCTGGACACGGCTATCAAGCGCGCGCGTTTCCTCGCGCTGATGCCGTACACCGACCAGCACAAGGCCTAA